In Pseudomonas sp. Leaf58, one DNA window encodes the following:
- a CDS encoding DUF493 domain-containing protein, whose product MSEPDVKSHKIEFPCDDYPIKVIGDTVVGFKDTVIEILSKHAKVDLSTLAERQSKEGKYTTVQLHIVAESENQLHDINSALRATGIVKMVL is encoded by the coding sequence ATGAGCGAACCAGACGTCAAGTCGCACAAGATCGAATTCCCTTGCGACGATTACCCGATCAAGGTAATCGGCGACACCGTAGTAGGCTTCAAGGACACGGTGATCGAGATTCTCAGCAAGCACGCCAAGGTTGACCTTTCCACGCTGGCCGAGCGCCAAAGCAAGGAAGGCAAGTACACCACCGTGCAATTGCACATCGTTGCCGAAAGCGAGAACCAACTGCACGATATCAACAGCGCCCTGCGCGCTACTGGCATCGTGAAAATGGTGCTCTGA
- the lipA gene encoding lipoyl synthase, which translates to MTTVQEAVPNPTQDATQRPAPKKVEAGVKLRGAEKVARIPVKIIPTDELPKKPDWIRVRIPVSPEVDRIKQLLRKHKLHSVCEEASCPNLGECFSGGTATFMIMGDICTRRCPFCDVGHGRPKPLDLDEPKNLAVAIADLRLKYVVITSVDRDDLRDGGAQHFADCLREIRALSPGVQLETLVPDYRGRMDIALEITAQQPPDVFNHNLETVPRLYKAARPGSDYDWSLDLLQKFKQLVPHVPTKSGLMLGLGETDEEVIEVMHRMREHDIDMLTLGQYLQPSRSHLPVQRFVHPDTFAWFAEEGYKMGFKNVASGPLVRSSYHADQQAHEAKIKL; encoded by the coding sequence ATGACAACTGTGCAAGAAGCCGTGCCGAACCCTACCCAGGATGCCACCCAGCGCCCAGCGCCGAAGAAGGTGGAAGCTGGGGTCAAGCTGCGTGGTGCCGAAAAGGTGGCACGCATCCCAGTGAAGATCATCCCCACCGACGAGCTGCCGAAGAAGCCCGACTGGATCCGCGTGCGGATCCCGGTGTCGCCCGAGGTAGACCGCATCAAGCAACTGCTGCGCAAGCACAAGTTGCACAGTGTGTGCGAAGAAGCCTCCTGCCCGAACCTGGGCGAGTGCTTCTCCGGTGGTACCGCGACCTTCATGATCATGGGTGACATCTGCACCCGTCGTTGCCCGTTCTGCGACGTTGGCCACGGCCGGCCGAAGCCGCTGGACCTGGACGAGCCGAAGAACCTGGCCGTTGCCATTGCCGACCTGCGCCTGAAGTACGTGGTAATCACTTCGGTGGACCGCGACGACCTGCGTGACGGTGGTGCCCAGCACTTCGCCGACTGCCTCCGCGAAATCCGCGCGTTGTCGCCAGGCGTGCAGCTGGAAACCTTGGTGCCGGACTACCGTGGGCGCATGGACATTGCCCTGGAGATCACCGCGCAGCAGCCGCCGGATGTGTTCAACCACAACCTCGAGACGGTGCCGCGCCTGTACAAGGCTGCGCGCCCGGGTTCGGACTACGATTGGTCGCTGGACTTGCTGCAGAAGTTCAAGCAGCTGGTGCCGCACGTACCGACCAAGTCGGGCCTGATGCTCGGCCTGGGCGAAACCGACGAAGAAGTGATCGAAGTGATGCACCGCATGCGCGAGCATGACATCGACATGCTCACCCTCGGCCAGTACCTGCAGCCGTCGCGCAGCCATCTGCCGGTGCAGCGTTTCGTCCACCCCGACACCTTCGCCTGGTTCGCCGAGGAAGGTTACAAGATGGGCTTCAAGAACGTCGCCTCCGGCCCGCTGGTGCGTTCTTCGTACCACGCCGACCAGCAGGCTCACGAAGCCAAAATCAAGCTCTGA
- a CDS encoding YdcF family protein: MPIRFFIKQWLMPPGALFLLLLAAWWLRARRPRLAALCFVVGLGGLWLMSLPLVVQEAARALESEPALAPNDWAGLASRADAIVVLGAGRERGDPAWGGSDQPTATALERMRFAARLAKASGLPVLTSGGLHYGTPPSEAQLMADRLHEDFGVEVKWREEASRTTWENAQLTAKVLQPLGIRRVVVVTQAWHMQRSRWSFEQVGFEVVPAPVGFLGRDHARPFAGLLPESRAMWQSGQLLNETVGLVGYRLFY, encoded by the coding sequence ATGCCCATCCGATTCTTCATCAAACAATGGCTGATGCCGCCAGGGGCTCTGTTCTTGCTGCTGCTGGCGGCGTGGTGGCTGCGTGCCCGGCGGCCAAGGCTGGCGGCGTTGTGCTTTGTCGTGGGCTTGGGTGGCTTGTGGCTGATGAGCTTGCCGCTGGTGGTGCAGGAAGCCGCCCGTGCGCTGGAAAGCGAACCGGCGCTGGCGCCCAACGATTGGGCGGGCCTGGCAAGCCGGGCGGATGCCATCGTGGTGCTGGGCGCGGGGCGTGAGCGCGGCGACCCCGCATGGGGCGGCAGTGACCAGCCCACGGCCACGGCGCTGGAGCGCATGCGCTTTGCCGCGCGGTTGGCCAAAGCCTCAGGCTTGCCGGTACTGACCAGCGGCGGCCTGCACTATGGTACGCCGCCGAGCGAGGCACAGTTGATGGCTGATCGCCTGCACGAGGATTTTGGCGTCGAGGTCAAGTGGCGCGAAGAGGCTAGCCGCACCACCTGGGAGAACGCCCAGCTGACCGCCAAGGTGCTGCAGCCGTTGGGGATTCGCCGGGTGGTGGTGGTGACACAGGCCTGGCACATGCAGCGCTCGCGCTGGAGCTTTGAGCAGGTGGGGTTCGAGGTGGTGCCAGCGCCGGTGGGGTTCCTGGGGCGCGATCATGCGCGGCCGTTTGCCGGGTTGCTGCCCGAAAGCCGGGCAATGTGGCAGAGCGGGCAGTTGCTCAATGAAACGGTGGGGCTGGTGGGGTATCGGCTGTTCTATTGA
- a CDS encoding D-alanyl-D-alanine carboxypeptidase family protein — MNITNLAKRLCLPVLLMITPAAFAAEQMTPAPPQLAAKSYVLMDASSGNVLVENNGDERLPPASLTKLMTAYIATLDIRRGQIGENDPVTVSENAWRTGGSRMFIKVGSQVTVSDLLHGIIIQSGNDASVALAEHIAGSEDAFADMMNKTATDLGMSNSHFMNPTGLPHPEHYSSAHDMATLARAIINVDPAHYAIYSQKEFFWNNIKQPNRNLLLWRDKTVDGLKTGHTDEAGYCMVASAVRDGQRLIAVVFGTNSEQSRAAETQKLLTYGFRFFETQTFYQKGTELTQSPVWKGATSIVKAGLADDLTMTMPKGQLKRLQASMTMNPQLTAPIAKGDVIGKVEVKLDEQVVHSANLIALDGVEEGGFFRRMWDSIRLFFYGLFN; from the coding sequence ATGAACATCACCAACCTTGCCAAACGACTTTGCCTCCCTGTACTGCTGATGATCACGCCTGCCGCCTTCGCGGCGGAGCAGATGACGCCGGCGCCACCACAGCTGGCAGCCAAGTCCTACGTACTCATGGACGCGTCCAGCGGCAACGTGCTGGTCGAAAACAACGGTGACGAGCGCCTGCCGCCGGCCAGCCTGACCAAGCTGATGACCGCCTACATCGCCACCCTGGACATTCGCCGCGGCCAGATCGGTGAAAACGACCCGGTCACCGTCAGCGAAAACGCCTGGCGTACCGGTGGTTCGCGCATGTTCATCAAGGTGGGCAGCCAGGTGACCGTCAGCGACCTGCTGCACGGCATCATCATCCAATCCGGCAACGATGCCTCGGTCGCCCTGGCCGAGCACATCGCCGGTAGCGAAGACGCCTTCGCCGATATGATGAACAAGACGGCCACCGACCTGGGCATGTCCAACAGCCACTTCATGAACCCGACCGGTCTGCCGCACCCGGAGCACTACTCGTCGGCTCATGACATGGCAACCCTGGCCCGTGCGATCATCAACGTCGACCCGGCTCACTACGCCATTTATTCGCAAAAAGAGTTCTTCTGGAACAACATCAAGCAGCCTAACCGCAACCTGCTGCTGTGGCGTGACAAAACCGTTGATGGCCTGAAAACCGGCCACACCGACGAAGCCGGCTATTGCATGGTGGCGTCGGCCGTTCGCGATGGCCAGCGCCTGATCGCCGTGGTGTTCGGCACCAACAGCGAGCAATCGCGTGCTGCCGAGACCCAGAAGCTGCTGACCTATGGCTTCCGCTTCTTCGAAACCCAAACCTTCTACCAGAAAGGTACCGAGCTGACTCAGTCGCCGGTGTGGAAGGGCGCCACCAGCATCGTCAAGGCGGGCCTGGCCGACGACCTGACCATGACTATGCCTAAAGGCCAATTGAAGCGCCTGCAGGCTTCGATGACCATGAACCCGCAGCTCACCGCGCCAATCGCCAAAGGTGACGTGATCGGCAAAGTGGAAGTCAAACTGGACGAGCAAGTGGTTCACAGCGCCAACCTGATCGCCCTCGATGGCGTCGAGGAAGGTGGTTTCTTCCGCCGTATGTGGGATAGCATCCGTCTATTCTTCTACGGGTTGTTCAACTGA
- the holA gene encoding DNA polymerase III subunit delta, with product MKLAPAQLNKHLQGALAPVYVVSGDDPLLCQEAADAIRNAARQQGFDERQVFSADANFDWGTLLQAGASLSLFAQRRLLELRLPSGKPGDKGAAALMEYCANPAEDTLLLVSLPKLDGSAQKTKWGKALIEGAHCQFIQIWPVDVHQLPQWINQRLQQAGLSAQRDAVELIAARVEGNLLAAAQEIEKLKLLAEGSQITVETVQAAVADSARFDVFGLVDAILNGEAAHALRMLEGLRGEGVEPPVILWALARELRQLAGLAQQFSQGVPLDKAFSQARPPIWDKRRPLVSKALQRMSAQRWAQLLQDAQRIDAQIKGQAEGSPWTGLARLSLLMAGQRLALPPE from the coding sequence ATGAAACTCGCCCCCGCTCAACTCAACAAGCACCTGCAAGGCGCCCTGGCACCGGTCTACGTGGTCAGCGGCGACGACCCGCTGCTGTGCCAGGAAGCCGCCGACGCCATTCGCAACGCCGCGCGCCAGCAAGGCTTTGACGAACGCCAGGTGTTCAGTGCCGACGCCAACTTCGACTGGGGCACCCTGCTACAGGCCGGCGCCAGCCTGTCCCTGTTCGCCCAACGCCGCCTGCTGGAACTGCGCCTGCCCTCGGGCAAGCCCGGCGACAAGGGCGCCGCAGCGCTGATGGAGTACTGCGCCAACCCCGCCGAAGACACCCTGCTGCTGGTCAGCCTGCCCAAGCTCGACGGCAGCGCACAGAAGACCAAGTGGGGCAAGGCCTTGATCGAAGGTGCCCATTGCCAGTTCATCCAGATCTGGCCGGTGGATGTGCACCAACTGCCGCAGTGGATCAACCAGCGCCTGCAGCAGGCCGGCCTGTCGGCACAGCGTGACGCCGTCGAGCTGATCGCTGCGCGTGTAGAAGGCAACCTGTTGGCTGCCGCGCAGGAAATCGAAAAGCTCAAGCTGCTGGCCGAAGGCAGCCAGATTACCGTGGAGACCGTCCAGGCTGCCGTCGCTGATAGCGCCCGCTTCGATGTCTTCGGCCTGGTCGACGCCATTCTTAACGGTGAGGCCGCGCATGCCCTGCGCATGCTCGAAGGCTTGCGTGGCGAAGGTGTGGAACCACCGGTGATTCTTTGGGCCCTGGCCCGGGAACTGCGCCAACTGGCCGGGCTGGCCCAGCAATTCAGCCAAGGCGTACCGCTGGACAAGGCTTTCAGCCAGGCCCGTCCGCCGATCTGGGACAAGCGCAGACCCTTGGTCAGCAAGGCCCTGCAGCGTATGTCGGCGCAGCGCTGGGCGCAGTTGCTGCAGGATGCCCAACGGATCGATGCGCAGATCAAGGGGCAAGCCGAGGGCTCGCCGTGGACCGGCCTGGCGCGCTTGTCGCTGCTGATGGCCGGTCAGCGCCTGGCGCTGCCTCCTGAGTAA
- a CDS encoding LD-carboxypeptidase, with the protein MNCAETVQPCLPAALPHNACFAIIAPAGPARLDTHKASQWFADRGYRCRIYPSALQAQGYLAGTDQQRLQDLHDAFADPAIDAILCMRGGYGSMRLLDQLDFQLIRRNPKPLIGYSDITALHTAIYRQTGLITFHGGMLNADLLGGKLQPTEASLLAQLGGQVRAGEPIMHPADFALSSVLPGVASGPLLGGNLSMLGATLGTIAELDTQGCILFIEDVNEPLYRVDRLLTQLRLGGKLEGVKGVLVGDFAGITTAALTPLLEDTFAPLGVPVLAGWRSGHCDPNVCLPLGARVRLDSGQQSLVLEQDLFRA; encoded by the coding sequence ATGAATTGCGCCGAAACCGTTCAACCCTGCCTGCCCGCCGCGCTGCCCCATAACGCCTGCTTCGCCATTATTGCCCCGGCCGGCCCGGCGCGGCTGGATACGCACAAGGCCAGCCAGTGGTTTGCTGACCGCGGTTACCGTTGCCGGATCTACCCAAGTGCCCTTCAGGCCCAAGGGTACCTGGCGGGCACTGACCAGCAGCGCCTGCAGGACCTGCATGATGCCTTCGCCGACCCGGCTATCGACGCCATTCTGTGCATGCGCGGGGGGTACGGCAGCATGCGCCTGCTCGATCAGCTCGATTTCCAGCTGATCCGGCGCAACCCCAAGCCGCTGATCGGCTACAGCGACATCACTGCGCTGCACACGGCCATTTACCGGCAGACTGGGCTGATCACCTTTCATGGTGGAATGCTCAATGCCGACCTGCTGGGGGGCAAGCTGCAGCCAACCGAAGCTTCGTTGCTGGCCCAGTTGGGTGGCCAGGTGCGGGCCGGTGAGCCGATCATGCACCCGGCTGACTTCGCCTTGAGTAGTGTGCTGCCGGGCGTTGCCAGCGGGCCGCTGTTGGGCGGCAACCTGTCGATGCTGGGGGCGACCTTGGGGACCATTGCCGAGTTGGACACGCAGGGTTGCATCCTGTTCATCGAGGATGTCAACGAGCCGCTTTACCGGGTGGACCGCCTGCTGACCCAGCTACGCCTGGGGGGCAAGCTGGAGGGGGTGAAGGGCGTGCTGGTGGGGGATTTTGCCGGGATTACCACGGCGGCGCTGACGCCGTTGCTGGAGGATACCTTCGCGCCGCTGGGCGTACCGGTGCTGGCCGGGTGGCGCAGTGGGCATTGTGACCCGAATGTGTGCTTGCCGCTGGGGGCCAGGGTCAGGCTGGACAGTGGTCAGCAAAGTTTGGTGTTGGAACAGGACCTGTTCAGGGCTTGA
- the lptE gene encoding LPS assembly lipoprotein LptE — MIKRNLLVIGLAVMLSACGFQLRGTGATQLSVKEMDVSARNAYGPTVVQLREVLERSGVNVHAGAPYRLVLTNEQERERSASYTSGNRAAEYELTTVLNYSIQGLNNLELLSDKLEVRKIYVRDGSNITGSEQEATRAREEMRRDLVNNMVVRLQMLNPAQLDELQRKADERAQAEAAALEAARRQQAETPQQSPLEVPGN; from the coding sequence ATGATCAAACGCAATTTGCTGGTAATCGGCCTGGCGGTCATGCTCAGCGCCTGCGGTTTCCAGCTGCGCGGCACCGGCGCCACCCAGCTGAGCGTAAAGGAAATGGACGTCAGCGCGCGCAACGCCTATGGCCCGACCGTGGTCCAACTGCGTGAAGTGCTGGAGCGTAGCGGCGTTAACGTGCACGCCGGCGCACCATACCGCCTGGTACTGACCAACGAGCAAGAGCGCGAGCGCTCGGCAAGCTACACCAGTGGCAACCGTGCCGCTGAATACGAACTGACCACTGTGCTCAACTACAGCATCCAGGGCCTGAACAACCTTGAACTGCTGAGCGACAAGCTGGAAGTGCGCAAGATCTACGTCCGTGACGGCTCCAACATCACCGGTTCCGAGCAGGAAGCCACCCGTGCCCGCGAAGAGATGCGCCGCGACCTGGTCAACAACATGGTCGTCCGCCTGCAGATGCTGAACCCGGCCCAGCTGGATGAGCTACAGCGTAAAGCCGACGAGCGCGCCCAGGCCGAAGCCGCAGCGCTGGAGGCAGCCCGCCGCCAGCAGGCCGAAACGCCTCAACAGTCGCCACTGGAAGTGCCGGGCAATTAA
- a CDS encoding lytic murein transglycosylase has product MLLSLLPRWKSRQLIAASSFILLVACAEKPTAADALPLAPAQPAPAVTLPGTTPDASTEIQPLQTFPQWQAGFRQQALQAGIAPNTFDRAFLGVTPDMDVIKADRSQPEFTRPVWEYLEGALSPLRVRNGKKLLEQNAELLTRIEQRYGVDRQVLVAVWGMESNFGQFQGNKSVIRSLATLAYEGRRPQFAQDQLIAALQIIQHGDIQPEAMRGSWAGAMGQTQFIPTTYNTHAVDFDGDGRRDIWNSTADALASTAHYLQSSGWKRGQPWGFEVQVPPGFDFWQADGALRKPVSEWLAMGVELPAGTQLPAGSNQLSAALLLPAGARGPAFLVLDNFRAILKYNNSSSYALAVSLLGDRFTGWGFIAGNWPKEDLPLSRSERMELQNLLNSRGHDAGNADGIIGANTRKAIRNAQQGLGWPADGYPTHKLLESLRQQ; this is encoded by the coding sequence ATGCTCCTCAGTCTTCTCCCCCGCTGGAAATCCCGTCAGCTGATCGCGGCCTCCAGCTTCATCTTGCTCGTGGCTTGCGCAGAAAAGCCCACTGCCGCCGATGCCCTGCCGCTGGCCCCTGCCCAGCCCGCCCCTGCGGTGACCCTGCCCGGCACAACGCCTGACGCCAGCACTGAAATCCAGCCGCTGCAAACTTTCCCGCAATGGCAAGCCGGCTTCCGCCAGCAAGCCCTGCAAGCCGGCATTGCGCCGAACACCTTCGACCGTGCCTTCCTCGGCGTCACCCCGGACATGGACGTGATCAAGGCCGACCGTAGCCAGCCAGAGTTCACCCGCCCGGTGTGGGAGTACCTGGAAGGCGCCCTGTCACCTCTGCGTGTGCGCAACGGCAAGAAACTGCTGGAGCAGAACGCCGAACTGCTGACGCGCATCGAGCAACGCTATGGCGTCGACCGCCAGGTGCTGGTTGCAGTGTGGGGCATGGAAAGCAACTTCGGCCAGTTCCAGGGCAACAAGTCGGTCATCCGCTCGCTGGCCACCTTGGCGTATGAGGGGCGCCGCCCGCAGTTCGCCCAGGACCAGCTGATTGCCGCGCTGCAGATCATCCAGCATGGCGACATCCAGCCTGAAGCCATGCGCGGCTCGTGGGCCGGCGCCATGGGCCAGACTCAGTTCATCCCAACCACCTACAACACCCATGCCGTGGACTTCGACGGTGATGGCCGCCGCGACATCTGGAACAGCACAGCCGATGCTCTGGCTTCGACCGCACACTACCTGCAAAGCTCAGGCTGGAAGCGTGGCCAGCCGTGGGGCTTCGAGGTACAAGTGCCGCCAGGCTTCGACTTCTGGCAGGCCGATGGCGCGTTGCGCAAACCGGTGAGCGAGTGGCTGGCAATGGGTGTGGAACTGCCGGCGGGTACACAGCTGCCGGCGGGTAGTAACCAGCTATCTGCCGCCCTGCTGCTGCCAGCTGGCGCACGTGGCCCGGCGTTCCTGGTGCTGGACAATTTCCGCGCCATCCTCAAGTACAACAATTCCTCGTCCTATGCGCTGGCGGTTAGCCTGCTGGGTGATCGGTTCACGGGCTGGGGCTTTATTGCTGGCAACTGGCCAAAAGAAGATCTGCCGCTCAGCCGCAGCGAGCGCATGGAGTTGCAGAACCTGTTGAACAGCCGTGGGCATGATGCGGGTAATGCCGATGGCATTATCGGCGCCAATACCCGCAAGGCGATCCGTAATGCTCAGCAGGGCCTGGGGTGGCCGGCGGATGGGTATCCGACCCATAAGCTGCTTGAGAGCCTGCGTCAGCAGTGA
- the arfA gene encoding alternative ribosome rescue factor ArfA, whose translation MSKKPQKHGPNKAKSIVAQPLFRCRQEQPNKGKGSYRREAFQSRDWEASYFLAA comes from the coding sequence ATGAGCAAAAAGCCGCAAAAGCACGGCCCCAACAAGGCCAAGTCCATCGTCGCCCAACCGCTGTTCCGCTGCCGCCAGGAACAGCCAAACAAGGGCAAAGGCAGCTACCGCCGCGAAGCCTTCCAATCGAGAGATTGGGAGGCTTCCTACTTTTTGGCCGCATGA
- the leuS gene encoding leucine--tRNA ligase, translating to MHEQYTPRDIEAAAQNFWDEQQSFAVTEQPGKDTYYCLSMFPYPSGKLHMGHVRNYTIGDVIARYQRMLGKNVLQPMGWDAFGMPAENAAMKNNVAPAKWTYENIDYMKTQLKSLGLAIDWAREVTTCKPDYYRWEQWLFTRLFEKGIIYRKNGTVNWDPADQTVLANEQVIDGRGWRSGALIEKREIPMYYFRITDYADELLESLDELPGWPEQVKTMQRNWIGKSRGMEVQFPYNQASIGHEGTLKVFTTRPDTLMGATYVAVAAEHPLATQAAQGNPSLQAFIEECKSGSVAEADMATQEKKGMATSLLVEHPLTGEKLPVWVANYVLMHYGDGAVMAVPAHDERDFEFAHKYNLPVKAVVRTSAGDEVGSEWQAAYGEHGQLINSGEFDGLDFAGAFDAIEAALIRKDLGKSRTQFRLRDWGISRQRYWGCPIPIIHCPSCGDVPVPEDQLPVTLPENVVPDGAGSPLARMPEFYECSCPKCGAAAKRETDTMDTFVESSWYFARYASPNYEGGMVDPKAANHWLPVDQYIGGIEHAILHLLYARFFHKLMRDEGLVTSNEPFKNLLTQGMVVADTYYRVASNGGKDWFNPADVEIERDAKAKIIGARLKTDGLPVEIGGTEKMSKSKNNGVDPQSMIDAYGADTCRLFMMFASPPDASLEWSDSGVEGASRFLRRVWRLAQAHVAQGLPGKLDVAALDDAQKVIRRAIHAAIKQASTDVGQYHKFNTAIAQVMTVMNVLEKAPQASEQDRALLQEGLEAVTLLLAPITPHISHELWKQLGHEQAVIDAGWPTVDEAALVQDSITLVVQVNGKLRGQVEMPAAASREEVEAAARSNENVLRFIDGLTIRKVIVVPGKLVNIVAN from the coding sequence ATGCACGAACAATACACGCCCCGTGATATCGAAGCCGCCGCCCAGAACTTCTGGGACGAGCAACAATCGTTCGCTGTTACCGAACAGCCAGGCAAGGACACCTACTACTGCCTGTCGATGTTCCCGTACCCGAGCGGCAAGCTACACATGGGCCACGTGCGCAACTACACCATCGGTGACGTGATTGCCCGCTACCAGCGCATGCTGGGCAAGAACGTCCTGCAGCCGATGGGCTGGGACGCTTTCGGCATGCCTGCGGAAAACGCGGCGATGAAAAACAACGTCGCCCCGGCCAAGTGGACCTACGAAAACATCGACTACATGAAGACCCAGCTCAAGAGCCTGGGTCTGGCCATCGACTGGGCCCGTGAAGTCACCACCTGCAAGCCCGACTACTACCGTTGGGAGCAGTGGCTGTTCACCCGCCTGTTCGAGAAAGGCATCATCTACCGCAAGAACGGCACCGTGAACTGGGACCCGGCGGACCAGACCGTACTGGCCAACGAACAGGTCATCGACGGCCGTGGCTGGCGTTCGGGCGCGCTGATCGAGAAGCGCGAAATCCCGATGTACTATTTCCGCATCACCGATTACGCCGACGAGCTGCTGGAAAGCCTCGACGAACTGCCGGGCTGGCCTGAGCAGGTCAAGACCATGCAGCGCAACTGGATCGGCAAGTCGCGCGGCATGGAAGTGCAGTTCCCGTACAACCAGGCCAGCATCGGCCACGAAGGCACCCTCAAGGTCTTCACCACCCGCCCCGACACGCTGATGGGCGCAACCTACGTCGCCGTCGCCGCCGAGCACCCATTGGCCACCCAGGCCGCCCAGGGCAACCCGTCGCTGCAAGCGTTCATTGAAGAATGCAAGAGCGGCAGCGTCGCCGAAGCCGACATGGCCACCCAGGAGAAGAAGGGCATGGCCACTTCCCTGCTGGTCGAACACCCGCTGACCGGCGAGAAGCTGCCGGTCTGGGTCGCCAACTACGTGCTGATGCACTACGGCGATGGCGCCGTAATGGCCGTGCCGGCGCACGACGAGCGCGATTTCGAGTTCGCCCACAAGTACAACCTGCCGGTCAAGGCAGTGGTGCGCACCAGCGCTGGCGATGAAGTTGGCAGCGAGTGGCAGGCCGCCTATGGCGAACATGGCCAGCTGATCAACTCCGGTGAGTTCGACGGCCTGGACTTCGCCGGCGCCTTCGACGCCATCGAAGCTGCCCTGATCCGCAAGGACCTGGGCAAGTCGCGTACCCAGTTCCGCCTGCGCGACTGGGGTATCAGCCGCCAGCGCTACTGGGGCTGCCCGATCCCAATCATCCATTGCCCGTCCTGCGGCGACGTACCGGTGCCAGAAGACCAACTGCCGGTAACCCTGCCAGAGAACGTAGTGCCGGACGGCGCCGGTTCGCCACTGGCGCGCATGCCTGAGTTCTACGAATGCAGCTGCCCGAAATGCGGCGCTGCGGCCAAGCGCGAAACCGACACCATGGACACCTTCGTCGAGTCGTCCTGGTACTTTGCCCGCTACGCTTCGCCGAACTACGAAGGTGGCATGGTCGACCCGAAAGCGGCCAACCACTGGCTGCCGGTCGACCAGTACATCGGCGGTATCGAGCATGCGATCCTGCACCTGCTGTACGCCCGCTTCTTCCACAAGCTGATGCGTGACGAAGGCCTGGTCACCTCGAACGAGCCGTTCAAGAACCTGCTGACCCAGGGCATGGTAGTCGCCGACACCTACTATCGCGTTGCCAGCAACGGCGGCAAGGACTGGTTCAACCCAGCCGACGTCGAAATCGAGCGCGATGCCAAGGCCAAGATCATTGGCGCCCGCCTGAAAACCGACGGCCTGCCGGTGGAAATCGGTGGCACCGAGAAGATGTCGAAGTCGAAGAACAACGGCGTAGACCCGCAGTCGATGATCGACGCCTACGGCGCCGACACCTGCCGCCTGTTCATGATGTTCGCCTCGCCGCCCGACGCGAGCCTGGAATGGTCCGACTCCGGCGTCGAAGGTGCCAGCCGCTTCCTGCGCCGTGTCTGGCGCCTGGCCCAGGCGCACGTGGCCCAGGGCTTGCCGGGAAAACTGGATGTGGCAGCACTGGACGACGCGCAAAAGGTCATCCGCCGCGCCATCCACGCCGCCATCAAGCAGGCCAGCACCGACGTGGGCCAATACCACAAGTTCAACACGGCCATCGCCCAGGTGATGACCGTGATGAACGTACTGGAAAAGGCCCCGCAGGCCAGCGAACAAGACCGCGCCCTGCTGCAAGAAGGCCTGGAAGCAGTCACCCTGCTGCTGGCCCCGATCACCCCGCACATCTCCCACGAGCTGTGGAAGCAGCTGGGCCACGAGCAGGCGGTCATCGACGCCGGCTGGCCAACCGTTGACGAAGCGGCCCTGGTGCAAGACAGCATCACCCTGGTGGTGCAGGTAAACGGCAAGCTGCGCGGCCAGGTTGAAATGCCGGCCGCCGCCAGCCGCGAAGAAGTCGAAGCCGCCGCGCGCAGCAACGAGAACGTCCTGCGCTTCATCGATGGCCTGACCATTCGCAAAGTCATCGTCGTACCGGGCAAGCTGGTCAACATCGTCGCCAACTGA
- the lipB gene encoding lipoyl(octanoyl) transferase LipB has protein sequence MSACLGFRELGLQPYEPVLEAMRRFTEQRSPASQDEIWLVEHPAVFTQGQAGKAEHLLVPGDIPVVQTDRGGQVTYHGPGQLVAYLLLDVRRLGFGVRELVSRIEQTLIDLLASYDVQAAAKPDAPGVYVDGAKIASLGLRIRNGRSFHGLALNVDMDLAPFRRINPCGYAGLAMTQLRDLAGPIELDEVRTRLRGQLVKHLDYAEQTTLTGGID, from the coding sequence ATGTCCGCCTGCCTCGGTTTTCGCGAGCTTGGCCTGCAGCCCTACGAACCGGTGCTGGAGGCCATGCGTCGCTTTACCGAGCAGCGCAGCCCGGCCAGCCAGGATGAAATTTGGCTGGTCGAACACCCTGCAGTCTTTACCCAGGGCCAGGCCGGCAAGGCCGAGCACCTGCTGGTGCCGGGCGACATCCCGGTGGTGCAGACCGACCGCGGGGGCCAGGTCACCTACCATGGCCCCGGGCAGCTGGTGGCGTACCTGCTGCTGGATGTACGTCGGCTGGGCTTTGGCGTGCGTGAGCTGGTCAGCCGTATCGAGCAGACCCTCATCGACTTGCTCGCCAGTTACGATGTCCAGGCCGCGGCCAAGCCCGATGCCCCGGGCGTCTATGTCGATGGAGCGAAAATCGCCTCCCTCGGCCTGCGAATCCGCAACGGCCGTTCGTTCCACGGCCTTGCCCTGAACGTGGACATGGACCTTGCGCCATTCCGCCGAATCAACCCCTGCGGCTATGCGGGGCTGGCGATGACCCAGCTGCGCGACCTGGCAGGCCCGATCGAACTCGACGAGGTCAGGACAAGGCTGCGCGGACAGCTGGTCAAGCACCTCGACTACGCTGAGCAGACGACCCTCACGGGCGGAATCGACTGA